The nucleotide sequence GGCAGTCGGCCACCGTCGCGTTCATCGTCCTGTGCGTGGTGCTGGTCGCCGCGGCGGTGTCCCTGAACGTCGGCTGGATCCTGAGCGGCGAGCGGCACGTCGCGATGCTGGTGTTCGGTGTCGTGGCGTTCGCCCTCATCATCGCCGGCATCATCATCTACACGGTGTTCCTGGTCCGCGAGCTCAGGCGCACGGAGCAGCAGGACAGCTTCCTGAACGCCGTCACGCACGAGTTGAAGACGCCGATCGCGTCGATCCGGCTGTACCTGGAGACGCTCCAGGCGCGCGAGACCTCCGAGGCGCAGCGCCAGGAGTTCTACAAGGTCATGCTCGACGACACGACGCGCCTCCAGTACACGGTGGAGCAGGTGCTGAGGGCCGGCGTGGCCAGCCAGCGCCGCAAGCTCGCCCACCGGGCGCCCGTGGACCTGGCGACGCTGGCGGTGGAGTGCATCGAGACGACGCGGCGCCGGCACCACCTGGCCGACGAGGCCGTCACGCTCGCGGCGGCGCCCGCGCAGGCGATGCTGGTGGACGGCGACGCCGACGAACTGCGGACGGCCATCGGCAACCTGCTCGACAACGCGGTCAAGTACTCGGCCAAGGCCGTCCGCGTCACCGTGGAACTGGCCTCGCCGGCGCCGGACACGCTGTGGGTACGCGTTCGCGATCGCGGCGTGGGCATCCCGCGCCGCCAGTTGCGCCGCATCTTCAACCGCTTCTACCGTTTCCAGGCCCGTGGCTTCAGCGTGAAGGGCACCGGCCTGGGCCTCTACATCGTGCGGTCGATCGCCAGACAGCACGGCGGCCGCGTGTTCGCCGAGAGCGCGGGCGAGGGCACCGGCGCGACCTTCACGCTCGAACTGCCCAAGCTCTCGCCCGGGACGGCCTCGTGAGCCGCATCCTCATCGTCGAGGACGAGCAGCACATCGCCGAGGGCCTGCGCTTCAACCTGGCCGCGGACGGTCACGACGTCACCGTCGTGGGCGACGGCCTCGAGGCGCTGAAGGTCCTGCGCGACGAGCGCGGCGCCTACGACGCGGTGGTGCTCGACGTGATGCTGCCCAGCCTCGACGGCTTCGAGGTGGCGCGCGCGCTCAGGGCCGAGAGCGACTACGTCCCGATCCTGATGCTGACGGCGAGGTCCAGGCCCGAGGACGTCCTGCAGGGCTTCGAAAGCGGGGCCGACGACTACCTGCCGAAGCCGTTCGAGCTGGCCATTCTCCTGGCGCGTCTGCGCGGCCTGCTCCGCCGGCGCGAATGGCTCCGCGGCCCCACCGAGCCCCAGAAGCCCGCACAGCCACCACCGCCCCCGGCCGACGTCCTGGAATTCGCCGGCCACCGGTTGGACCTGCGGGCCCTCGAGCTGCACGCGCGCGGACGGGCCTACCGCCTCACCGTCATGGAAGCGGACCTGCTGGCCTACCTCGTGCGCCACGCCGGGCAGGTCGTGTCCAGGAAGGCGATCCTCGAGGACGTCTGGAACCTGCACGAGGACACGGACACGCGCGCGATCGACAACTTCATCGTGCGGCTGCGGCGGTATCTCGAGGTGGACCCGGCCAAGCCCACGCTGATCGCCACGGTCCGGGGCGTCGGCTACCGCCTGCAGGTGTGACGCCGCGCGGGCCGGCGGGCCCGGCCAGGGCCAGCCACAGGAACGCGGTCGTCTGGGTCGGCCGGAAGTTGTCGTCGCTGACGAGCATCACCGTCGTCTCGCCCGCGGGTCCCGGAGGCCCGAACGCCATCCCCTCGAAGTTGGACAGGGTCGCCAGCGCGGGAGGCAGCCGGGACCGCCACTGCGCCAGATCGACCACGAGGCGCTTGCGCGCCAGGACAGGCGCGGCGCCCGCCAGCGAGTCGAGCCCCGACACGTCGTCGGCGCCGTCCAGCGTGACCTCGAACAGGCGGACGGGGTTGTAGGCCGGCGCGCCGTCGCTCGCGAGCAGGCACGCCCGTTCCAGGGCCAGGAGCGTCGAATCAGTGAGCGCGAGCAGGTCGGACAGCCCGTTCTCGCCGTCCTCACAGGCCGGACCGTACCCGGCCACGCTGGGCGTCGGCTCGAGCTGGTAGGCCCACTCGCGGCCGGGTCGCCACGCGGGCGGCCCCGGTACGAACTCCACGAGCCGGACCACCCCGCCCCGGGCCGCGCTGGACACGGGCCCGTCCTGGGCCAGCGGCTGCTCGAGGCCACTCAGCAGGCGCCCGTCCGGCGTGCGCGTCAGGCTCTCGAGGCCCAGGTTGTGGCGGACGCCGTGCGTGCGATCGGCGGGATCGATCGTGAACCGTTCCCGCGGCCGGACGCCGCCGGTCACCACGCCCTCGCGCGTCGCGAAGAGCACCTGGGGCTGACGCGCCACACCGCGGCGGTCCACGTGGCCCTCGTGGGACACGGCCAGCGATCCGTCGCCCAGTACCGCCAGGCCTTCCATGTCGAGGGCGGTCAAGGCATCGGGCGGCGCGCCCGGGCCCGCCGTGATGAACGTCACGCCGACCGGCATGGGGTCGAGCGACGGCGAACCGGAGACGTCGAACCACAGGAGCCGGGGGCGCACGATGTCGTCGGAGGCGGCCATCCAGCGGCGGGAGGCCGAATCGTACGCCAGCGCCGACAGGCTGCCCACGCGCACGCCGTCCAGCGGTGGCCACGTGCCGGCCCAGATGGCCGAGGCGCCGAGCAGCCGGACCTCGGGCGGATCGCCAGCCCGGCCGACGGTCGCCGGAAGCACGGGGGCGCAGGCCGCGCCGGCGGCGAGCGCGGCGACGAGCGCGAGAATTGGCGATATGCTCGACGGGCGCCATCCCACGAGGAGAGTCACGATGCTCACACGGTGTCTTGGTTTCGGTGTCCTGCTGCTCGCCGCCACGTCGTCCGCCTTCGCCCAGACCGACCCGGCCATGACGGCCATCAAGGGGCAGTTCGGCATGATCAGCGGCGTGGTGTCCAAGACCGCCGAGAAAGTGCCCGAGAATCTTTACTCATTCAAGGCCACGCCGGAAGTCCGCTCGATCGGGCAGCTGCTGGCGCACATCGCCGACGCCCAGTTCTCGATGTGCGCGGCGGCGGCCGGCGAGAAGCCGCCGCAGATGGGCATCGAGAAGGGCAAGACGTCGAAGGCCGACATCAGCAAGGCCGTCAACGATTCGATCGCGTACTGCAACGGCGTCATCGCCGGCATGAACGACCAGAAGGGCATGGAGGTGGTGAAGTTCTTCACGGGCCCATCGCCGCGCCTGATGGTCCTCTCCTTCACCATCTCCCACAGCTACGAACACTACGGGAACCTCGTC is from Vicinamibacterales bacterium and encodes:
- a CDS encoding HAMP domain-containing sensor histidine kinase, whose amino-acid sequence is MTRRQSATVAFIVLCVVLVAAAVSLNVGWILSGERHVAMLVFGVVAFALIIAGIIIYTVFLVRELRRTEQQDSFLNAVTHELKTPIASIRLYLETLQARETSEAQRQEFYKVMLDDTTRLQYTVEQVLRAGVASQRRKLAHRAPVDLATLAVECIETTRRRHHLADEAVTLAAAPAQAMLVDGDADELRTAIGNLLDNAVKYSAKAVRVTVELASPAPDTLWVRVRDRGVGIPRRQLRRIFNRFYRFQARGFSVKGTGLGLYIVRSIARQHGGRVFAESAGEGTGATFTLELPKLSPGTAS
- a CDS encoding response regulator transcription factor; its protein translation is MSRILIVEDEQHIAEGLRFNLAADGHDVTVVGDGLEALKVLRDERGAYDAVVLDVMLPSLDGFEVARALRAESDYVPILMLTARSRPEDVLQGFESGADDYLPKPFELAILLARLRGLLRRREWLRGPTEPQKPAQPPPPPADVLEFAGHRLDLRALELHARGRAYRLTVMEADLLAYLVRHAGQVVSRKAILEDVWNLHEDTDTRAIDNFIVRLRRYLEVDPAKPTLIATVRGVGYRLQV
- a CDS encoding esterase-like activity of phytase family protein → MSIVTLLVGWRPSSISPILALVAALAAGAACAPVLPATVGRAGDPPEVRLLGASAIWAGTWPPLDGVRVGSLSALAYDSASRRWMAASDDIVRPRLLWFDVSGSPSLDPMPVGVTFITAGPGAPPDALTALDMEGLAVLGDGSLAVSHEGHVDRRGVARQPQVLFATREGVVTGGVRPRERFTIDPADRTHGVRHNLGLESLTRTPDGRLLSGLEQPLAQDGPVSSAARGGVVRLVEFVPGPPAWRPGREWAYQLEPTPSVAGYGPACEDGENGLSDLLALTDSTLLALERACLLASDGAPAYNPVRLFEVTLDGADDVSGLDSLAGAAPVLARKRLVVDLAQWRSRLPPALATLSNFEGMAFGPPGPAGETTVMLVSDDNFRPTQTTAFLWLALAGPAGPRGVTPAGGSRRPGPWRSAWAWPGPPRDTAAAAR
- a CDS encoding DinB family protein is translated as MLTRCLGFGVLLLAATSSAFAQTDPAMTAIKGQFGMISGVVSKTAEKVPENLYSFKATPEVRSIGQLLAHIADAQFSMCAAAAGEKPPQMGIEKGKTSKADISKAVNDSIAYCNGVIAGMNDQKGMEVVKFFTGPSPRLMVLSFTISHSYEHYGNLVTYMRLNKMVPPSSEGQ